CCACAATGAGAAAAGACGATCCGCACCTGAACGTGGCCGATCCAGACTCTGGGCTCGCCGATGCTTCGGGCCAATGGAAGACAATAACCCGGCAGGAAATTTCATGTTTGTAAGAAGTGTAGCAACCGCAGCGGCCATTTTGCTGACCAGCGTCGGCGTAGCATCTGCACAGTCGCCCACGCGTATCCAGCAGTTCAATGCCTGGGGTGCGTATTCGTACAAATCGGGCAACAGCACCGTCTGCTACGTTCTTTCCATCCCCACCTCCAAGGAACCGGCCAGCGTCGACCACGGCGATATCTTCTTCATCGTCTCACAGCGCCCTGGCCAGAATATCTCGTATGAGCCGCAGGCCATGGTGGGTTACCCGCTGAAGCAGGGTTCCAAGGTCAATGTGACGATCGACAACAAGAACTTCGTCATGTTCACCAAGGACAAGGCTGCCTGGGTTGAAAACGCGGCTGAAGAGCCTGCTCTCGTGGCTGCGATGAAGGGCGGCAAATCGATGACCGTCAAGGCGGTTTCCGGCCGCGGCACAGCGACGTCCTACTCCTACTCTCTCTCGGGTATTTCGGCCGCTCTCAAGCAGATCGAGAGCTGCAAGTAATTCCGACTCCCTCGGATTTTATGATGGCCGGTCAATGACCGGCCATTTGCGTTTTTGCCAGTTTGATGCTAAAGGCGCGGCAACATTGACAGGCGGAGGCGCTAAACGTGCTCCGCCTTTGATTTTCTCGACATGCAGACGAATTCCCGCCGATTTAACAGGCCGGTCGCGCGACGCATGGAACGATGGGATAATGTAATGTCCGTTATGGAAGCTCCTGCCGGCCTGGCAGTCAAAGCCCCGCTGATCGCCAACAGCGACCTCATGTCCGGCAAGCCGTCCCTGATCGGGATGACGCGCGAGGAAATGGGCGACGCTTTGGCCGAAATCGGTGTGCCGCAGAAGCAGGTGAAGATGCGCGTCAGCCAGTTGTGGAACTGGCTCTATGTGCGCGGCGTCTCCGATTTCGACAACATGACAAATGTTGCCAAGGAACTTCGCGAGAAGCTGAAGGCCGCCTTCACCATCGCCCGACCTGAAATCGTCGAGGAGCAGATCTCCAATGACGGCACCCGCAAATGGCTGATGCGTTTTCCGCCGCGCGGGGCAGGTCGCCCGGTCGAGATTGAAACGGTCTACATCCCGGAAGAAGGCCGCGGCACGCTGTGCATCTCAAGCCAGGTCGGCTGTTCGTTGACCTGTTCTTTCTGTCACACCGGCACGCAGCGTCTGGTGCGCAATCTCACGGCCGAGGAAATCCTCTCGCAGCTGCTGCTGGCGCGTGACCGGCTTGGTGATTTTCCTGACGGTTCGACGCCGGTCGGCGCCTATGTCCCGAGCGAAGGCCGAAAGGTTTCCAACATCGTCATGATGGGCATGGGCGAGCCGCTCTATAATTTCGAGCATGTGAAGACCGCGCTTTTGATCGCCACAGATGGTGACGGCCTGTCGCTCTCCAAGCGACGCGTCACCCTTTCCACCTCGGGAGTCGTGCCGGAAATCTTCCGCACGGGCGATGAGATCGGCGTGATGCTGGCGATTTCGCTGCACGCGGTGCGTGATGAGCTGCGCGACATGCTCGTGCCCATCAACAAGAAATATCCGCTGAAAGAGCTGATCGAGGCCTGCCGCAACTATCCGGGCCTCTCCAATGCCCGGCGCATCACTTTCGAATATGTGATGCTGAAGGACGTCAACGACAGCCTGGAGGACGCCAAGATGCTCGTGCAGCTGCTGAAGGGCGTTCCGGCCAAGATCAACCTCATTCCATTTAATCCGTGGCCGGGCACAAATTACCAGTGCTCCGACTGGGCGCAGATCGAAAAGT
This genomic interval from Agrobacterium tumefaciens contains the following:
- a CDS encoding invasion associated locus B family protein produces the protein MFVRSVATAAAILLTSVGVASAQSPTRIQQFNAWGAYSYKSGNSTVCYVLSIPTSKEPASVDHGDIFFIVSQRPGQNISYEPQAMVGYPLKQGSKVNVTIDNKNFVMFTKDKAAWVENAAEEPALVAAMKGGKSMTVKAVSGRGTATSYSYSLSGISAALKQIESCK
- the rlmN gene encoding 23S rRNA (adenine(2503)-C(2))-methyltransferase RlmN yields the protein MSVMEAPAGLAVKAPLIANSDLMSGKPSLIGMTREEMGDALAEIGVPQKQVKMRVSQLWNWLYVRGVSDFDNMTNVAKELREKLKAAFTIARPEIVEEQISNDGTRKWLMRFPPRGAGRPVEIETVYIPEEGRGTLCISSQVGCSLTCSFCHTGTQRLVRNLTAEEILSQLLLARDRLGDFPDGSTPVGAYVPSEGRKVSNIVMMGMGEPLYNFEHVKTALLIATDGDGLSLSKRRVTLSTSGVVPEIFRTGDEIGVMLAISLHAVRDELRDMLVPINKKYPLKELIEACRNYPGLSNARRITFEYVMLKDVNDSLEDAKMLVQLLKGVPAKINLIPFNPWPGTNYQCSDWAQIEKFADFINQAGYASPIRTPRGRDILAACGQLKSESERMRKTERLAFEAMMIANHGADD